The following coding sequences are from one Paenarthrobacter ureafaciens window:
- a CDS encoding pseudouridine synthase, whose protein sequence is MQSPLPVRDGVNATRLRLPDEGPWETAMDYMMHRWGHIDPKGIEDRFDAGEIVGEGGIPLSRATKLEDHTFIWYYRTLPPETRLPVEINILHQDEHILVVDKPHFLPTTPGGTYIQESALVRLRNLLNLPDLIPMHRLDRMTAGILLLSTNPETRGKYQVLFEKRQVQKDYECVSAATPAAGYPAVDFPAVVRNRMTKSRSYLLAEVVDGEPNAETRIEQIRTFDARAQRRALYRLEPHTGKTHQLRVHMASLGLGILHDAFYPDLLDKAPDDYSKPLQLLARGIRFVDPISKKPVEYRSRLELSEARV, encoded by the coding sequence ATGCAATCCCCCCTCCCCGTGCGCGACGGCGTGAACGCAACCCGCCTCCGGCTTCCGGATGAGGGCCCGTGGGAGACCGCGATGGACTACATGATGCATCGCTGGGGGCACATCGATCCCAAAGGCATCGAGGACCGCTTCGACGCCGGCGAAATTGTGGGCGAAGGCGGAATCCCGTTGAGCCGGGCCACCAAACTGGAGGACCACACCTTCATTTGGTACTACCGCACGCTCCCGCCGGAGACCCGCTTGCCCGTGGAAATCAACATCCTCCACCAGGACGAGCACATCCTGGTGGTGGACAAGCCGCACTTCCTGCCAACCACCCCGGGCGGCACCTATATCCAGGAATCGGCACTGGTCCGGCTGCGGAACCTCCTAAACCTGCCAGACCTCATCCCCATGCACCGTCTGGACAGAATGACGGCCGGTATCCTCCTCCTGTCCACCAACCCGGAAACACGCGGCAAGTACCAAGTGCTCTTCGAAAAACGCCAGGTCCAGAAGGACTACGAGTGCGTCTCTGCCGCGACCCCGGCCGCAGGGTATCCCGCCGTCGACTTCCCCGCAGTTGTCCGCAACCGCATGACCAAGTCCCGCAGCTACCTACTGGCAGAAGTGGTTGACGGCGAACCGAATGCGGAGACCCGGATTGAACAGATCAGGACCTTCGACGCCAGGGCGCAGCGCCGCGCGCTGTACCGTTTGGAACCACACACCGGGAAAACCCACCAACTGCGGGTTCACATGGCCTCACTGGGACTGGGCATCCTCCACGATGCGTTCTACCCGGACCTGCTGGACAAGGCGCCGGACGACTACAGCAAGCCGCTGCAACTCCTGGCCAGGGGTATCCGTTTTGTTGACCCCATCAGTAAGAAGCCCGTGGAGTACCGCAGCCGCTTGGAGCTCAGCGAAGCCCGCGTCTGA
- a CDS encoding ArsR/SmtB family transcription factor, whose translation MLDIEVIEDPSAAEASLDPIRTRILQELTQPATATQLAARVDMPRQKVNYHLKALEQHGLVELVEERRKGNVTERVVRATAASYLISPSALASVAPDPRRFADRFSAFWLLSLASRTVQEMGKLISGAAAAKKKLASFAIDGEITFRSAAERAAFAEELGVAVTRLVDKYHDGGAAAVAGGARKHRLVVVLHPALKTPVTEQTTEQTTHAPAEKDQSNDWQP comes from the coding sequence ATGTTGGACATCGAAGTGATCGAGGATCCCTCCGCGGCGGAAGCATCGCTGGATCCGATCCGCACCCGGATCCTGCAGGAACTCACTCAGCCCGCAACCGCAACGCAGCTGGCGGCCAGGGTGGACATGCCGCGCCAGAAGGTCAACTACCACCTCAAGGCCCTGGAGCAGCATGGCTTGGTGGAACTGGTGGAGGAGCGGCGCAAGGGCAACGTCACCGAGCGCGTCGTGCGTGCCACGGCAGCGTCCTACCTCATTTCCCCGAGTGCGCTGGCTTCCGTGGCGCCCGATCCCCGCCGCTTTGCCGACAGGTTCTCGGCCTTCTGGCTCCTCTCCCTGGCTTCGCGCACCGTGCAGGAAATGGGCAAGCTCATCTCCGGCGCAGCGGCGGCCAAGAAGAAGCTCGCCAGCTTCGCCATCGACGGGGAAATCACCTTCCGCTCCGCAGCCGAGCGGGCCGCCTTCGCCGAGGAACTCGGCGTCGCCGTGACGCGGCTCGTGGACAAGTATCACGACGGCGGTGCTGCCGCAGTGGCGGGCGGCGCACGGAAGCACCGGCTCGTCGTCGTACTTCATCCGGCATTGAAGACACCGGTAACGGAACAAACAACTGAACAAACAACGCACGCACCAGCAGAAAAGGACCAGAGCAATGACTGGCAACCGTAA
- a CDS encoding SRPBCC family protein, protein MTGNRKFEIVADTELPGTPERVWEAVTKGTSAWMFPTDQWPDVKTVEEHPNHLVSRMEGPDGWFNQLEHVLEPLEGGRAKLHYVHSGIFADNWDEQYDGASKHTEFYLHTLGQYLRYFDGQPVVFTDVQAPAASRTPDGFIKLKEALGVEGAAAGTSIDVDVDGVGRLRGEVDFSNENFLGIRTSDTMYRFFGRNAFGAPVGMTVHEFGGSGESELTAKTWGAFLERVYSSN, encoded by the coding sequence ATGACTGGCAACCGTAAGTTCGAAATTGTGGCGGACACCGAATTGCCCGGAACTCCTGAGCGCGTCTGGGAAGCCGTCACCAAGGGCACCTCGGCGTGGATGTTCCCCACCGACCAGTGGCCTGACGTGAAGACCGTGGAGGAACACCCAAACCACCTGGTTTCCCGCATGGAGGGCCCTGACGGCTGGTTCAACCAGTTGGAGCACGTCCTTGAGCCGCTTGAAGGTGGCCGGGCCAAGCTGCACTACGTGCACAGCGGCATCTTTGCCGATAATTGGGACGAGCAATACGACGGCGCCAGCAAGCACACCGAGTTCTACCTCCACACCCTGGGCCAGTACCTCCGCTACTTCGACGGACAACCGGTGGTCTTCACCGACGTCCAGGCACCTGCGGCATCCCGGACGCCGGACGGCTTCATCAAGTTGAAGGAGGCGTTGGGCGTCGAAGGAGCTGCTGCCGGAACTTCCATTGATGTGGACGTCGACGGTGTGGGACGGCTCAGAGGGGAAGTGGACTTCTCGAACGAGAACTTCCTGGGCATCCGCACGTCGGACACGATGTACCGCTTCTTTGGCCGGAACGCTTTCGGTGCACCGGTGGGCATGACTGTCCACGAGTTTGGCGGCAGCGGCGAGTCCGAGCTCACCGCCAAAACCTGGGGCGCCTTCCTGGAGCGGGTCTACTCGTCCAACTAA
- a CDS encoding PLP-dependent aminotransferase family protein, producing MPSSLNPTALARLLGSWNSGALPAYRDLADVVRLLVMDGRIPLDVALPSERSLASTLGLSRTTITAAYASLREQGFLTAGQGSRGRTSIPHRSTPVSMPGLAAPEGLLDLAYASLPAAGEVVHRAFADALTELPALLPGFGYDALGIPVLREAIAAKYTADDVPTTPEQILVTSGAQHALNIILRTLAGKQHKVLVEHPSYPNALDAIRTAGSRPLPVALPSPDAPDSWDIDAMVAAMHQQRPAMAYLVPDFHNPTGRLMPDHYRKRLARAAASSGTVLVVDETLRGLNLDGGTAAPMSAFSPAVVSIGSLSKSHWAGLRTGWIRADAPLITRFVATRTTMDLGGPVVEQLAAARLVRSYAEPLGSRLEELRDNRASLLELLAEHLPEWEVERPQGGLTVWCRLPTPGSTALTVVAPEFGVRLAAGPRFGVGGAFEHYMRVPYTLPPAQLETAVKALREAQDKLGDSPQLRRSLKAEERFAVA from the coding sequence ATGCCGAGTTCACTGAACCCCACCGCCCTGGCCCGACTCCTTGGGTCGTGGAACTCCGGCGCGCTGCCCGCCTACCGTGATCTGGCCGACGTCGTGCGTTTGCTGGTGATGGATGGCCGCATTCCTCTGGACGTCGCCTTGCCGAGCGAAAGGTCGCTGGCGTCCACCCTGGGACTCAGCCGCACCACCATCACCGCCGCCTATGCGAGCCTGCGCGAGCAAGGATTCCTGACAGCGGGCCAAGGCAGTCGAGGGCGGACGAGCATTCCGCACCGGAGTACTCCCGTCAGCATGCCGGGCCTCGCCGCGCCCGAAGGCCTGCTGGACCTGGCCTACGCATCGTTGCCCGCGGCCGGCGAGGTGGTCCACCGTGCCTTCGCGGACGCATTGACCGAGTTGCCGGCGCTCCTGCCGGGATTCGGCTACGACGCCTTGGGCATTCCAGTCCTCCGGGAGGCCATCGCCGCGAAGTACACGGCCGACGACGTACCCACCACCCCGGAGCAAATCCTTGTGACCTCCGGCGCGCAACACGCACTCAACATCATTCTGCGTACACTTGCCGGCAAACAGCACAAAGTGTTGGTGGAGCACCCGAGTTACCCGAACGCCCTCGACGCCATCCGCACCGCGGGCTCCCGCCCCCTGCCCGTCGCGCTGCCCTCCCCCGACGCTCCGGACTCCTGGGACATCGACGCGATGGTCGCTGCCATGCACCAACAACGGCCGGCCATGGCTTACCTGGTTCCGGATTTCCACAATCCCACCGGCCGGCTCATGCCCGACCACTACAGAAAACGCCTGGCACGCGCCGCGGCCTCCTCCGGCACCGTGCTGGTTGTGGATGAGACGCTCCGGGGACTGAACCTCGACGGCGGCACTGCCGCACCGATGTCAGCTTTCAGTCCCGCCGTGGTTTCGATAGGGTCGCTCAGCAAGTCGCACTGGGCAGGGCTCCGGACCGGATGGATCCGCGCCGACGCACCACTGATCACCCGCTTTGTGGCCACCAGGACGACCATGGACCTCGGCGGGCCGGTGGTGGAACAACTCGCAGCGGCACGGCTGGTGCGCTCCTACGCCGAGCCGCTTGGGTCGCGGCTGGAAGAACTGCGCGACAACCGCGCCTCACTGTTGGAACTACTGGCCGAACATCTGCCGGAGTGGGAAGTGGAGCGACCCCAAGGCGGCCTGACTGTCTGGTGTCGCCTCCCCACACCCGGCAGCACCGCACTGACGGTGGTCGCACCGGAATTCGGCGTCCGCTTGGCTGCCGGCCCAAGGTTCGGCGTCGGTGGGGCGTTCGAGCACTACATGCGGGTGCCTTACACACTTCCGCCCGCGCAACTCGAAACCGCGGTCAAGGCGCTCCGGGAGGCACAGGACAAGCTGGGCGATTCCCCGCAACTCCGCCGGAGCCTAAAAGCTGAAGAGAGGTTCGCCGTCGCCTGA
- a CDS encoding YczE/YyaS/YitT family protein has product MMTRRLTQLLLGLAMYGISLAMFIRAGLGLDPWDVFHQGVSEKTGLSIGVVVIVVSFLVLLLWIPLRQMPGIGTLANAVLVGLFADLGLWLIPEFFHLGGQIALLAGAVALNGIASACYIGARLGPGARDGLMTGLVRRTGWSVRLVRTGIEVTVLAIGWLLGGSVGVGTVVYALAIGPLVQLLLPRFMVPEGKPDAEPGVAAGAVLTRPERSFQGAGWHRGQK; this is encoded by the coding sequence ATGATGACCCGAAGACTCACCCAACTCCTGCTCGGACTGGCCATGTATGGCATATCTCTGGCGATGTTCATTCGAGCCGGCCTTGGCCTTGATCCTTGGGATGTGTTCCATCAAGGAGTCTCGGAAAAGACGGGCCTCAGCATTGGGGTGGTGGTGATCGTGGTGAGTTTCCTGGTGCTTCTCCTCTGGATACCGCTGCGGCAGATGCCCGGTATTGGAACGCTGGCGAACGCGGTCCTGGTGGGCCTCTTTGCGGATCTGGGCTTGTGGCTGATCCCGGAGTTCTTCCATCTTGGCGGCCAGATCGCCCTGCTGGCGGGAGCGGTGGCGCTCAATGGCATCGCTTCGGCCTGCTACATCGGAGCCCGTCTGGGGCCCGGCGCCCGCGACGGCCTCATGACCGGCCTCGTGCGGCGGACGGGATGGTCCGTCCGGCTGGTGCGCACCGGAATAGAGGTCACCGTGTTGGCGATAGGTTGGCTGCTTGGCGGATCGGTAGGTGTTGGCACGGTGGTTTACGCCCTGGCCATTGGTCCACTCGTTCAGTTGCTGCTGCCGAGGTTCATGGTCCCGGAGGGCAAGCCTGATGCGGAGCCGGGTGTCGCCGCAGGGGCGGTACTGACGCGGCCTGAAAGGTCGTTTCAGGGCGCCGGCTGGCACCGGGGGCAGAAGTAA
- a CDS encoding DNA-formamidopyrimidine glycosylase family protein — translation MPEGDSIWRAAHKLHEALAGQVLTASDFRVPRFATLNLSGWTMVEVVPRGKHLLMRLEGPEDTLPGASKKPRALTIHSHLKMEGSWMVYPPGGRWTKPGHTARCVLRTPVGDAVGFSLGILDVVPTSEEDKIVGHLGPDLLGPDWDEEEALRRLQAEPDVPIGFALLDQRKLAGIGNIYRCDSCFLSGIHPALPVGQVPDLAKIVTDAKRLLGENLGPGRRTTLGPRAMRPGYWVYGRTRQPCRRCGTQIRHGLLAGPDGTEERDIYFCPRCQPAP, via the coding sequence GTGCCTGAGGGAGACTCCATTTGGCGGGCAGCACACAAGCTCCACGAGGCCTTGGCAGGGCAGGTCCTCACCGCTTCAGACTTCAGGGTTCCCCGGTTTGCCACACTGAACCTGTCGGGCTGGACCATGGTGGAGGTGGTGCCCCGCGGGAAGCATCTGCTGATGCGTCTGGAGGGGCCGGAAGACACCCTGCCCGGTGCCAGCAAGAAACCGCGGGCATTGACCATCCACTCGCACCTCAAGATGGAGGGCTCATGGATGGTCTACCCGCCCGGGGGCCGATGGACGAAGCCTGGTCATACCGCCCGTTGTGTGCTGCGCACTCCCGTAGGGGACGCGGTCGGTTTCTCCCTGGGAATCCTGGATGTGGTGCCCACCAGCGAGGAAGACAAGATCGTCGGCCACCTCGGGCCGGATCTCCTGGGCCCGGACTGGGACGAAGAGGAGGCCTTACGGAGGTTGCAGGCCGAACCGGACGTTCCCATTGGCTTCGCCTTGCTGGATCAACGCAAGCTTGCCGGGATAGGCAATATCTACCGCTGTGATTCCTGTTTCCTGTCTGGCATCCACCCAGCGCTACCCGTGGGCCAGGTCCCGGACCTTGCAAAAATCGTCACCGACGCCAAGCGCCTCCTCGGTGAAAACCTTGGACCCGGGCGTCGGACTACGCTGGGCCCGCGTGCCATGCGTCCCGGTTACTGGGTGTACGGCAGGACCCGCCAACCCTGCCGGCGCTGCGGTACGCAGATCCGGCACGGCCTCCTCGCGGGACCCGACGGGACCGAAGAGCGGGACATTTACTTCTGCCCCCGGTGCCAGCCGGCGCCCTGA
- a CDS encoding Lhr family ATP-dependent helicase: protein MQEQQASTGAMSRFSQATREWFLGAFSEPTAAQDGAWNAISSGSHALVVAPTGSGKTLAAFLWALDRLHAAPSDALPGLEEVPAPAKGRAKRPKTKTRVLYISPLKALGVDVERNLRAPLIGITQTAKRLGLPAPLVTVGVRSGDTTAADRRSLLSNPPDILITTPESLFLMLTSRARETLSEVDTVIIDEVHAVAGTKRGAHLAVSLERLDALLPKPAQRIGLSATVQPRELVAQFLAGQAPVEIVAPPSKKNWNLTVTVPVEDMSDLQGAAGAFDSGPASGLQPQASIWPHVEEQIVDLVLSKQSTIVFANSRRLSERLTARLNEIYAERQLMAEAGSPWAEPAAGNTEDWGAGPGQDDASAASRAKAPVSTATPAHMMAQAGSTSGSDPVLARAHHGSVSKDQRAMIEDDLKSGRLRCVVATSSLELGIDMGAVDLVIQVESPPSVASGLQRVGRAGHQVGEISEGVLFPKHRADLLHTSVTVERMLSGQIERLSIPTNPLDVLAQQTVAATALESIDVEEWFSTVRRSAPFASLPRSAFEATLDLLAGRYPSDEFAELRPRIVWDRHAGTIEGRPGSQRLAVTSGGTIPDRGLFGVYIIGTEVEGTGSSGGSDGDGPSPSSRAAKGGRRVGELDEEMVYESRVGDVFALGATSWKIEDITHDRVLVSPAFGQPGKLPFWKGDSLGRPVDLGRALGAFIRELSAADTGPAMERCQASGLDTFAASNLIQYLEEQKQATEVVPSDRTLVVERFHDELGDWRVVLHSPFGMPVHAPWALAVGQRLQQRYGLDGSAMAADDGIVLRVPMMEDEPPGAELFLFDPEELEQIVTAEVGGSALFASRFRECAARALLLPRQNPTKRQPLWQQRQRSAQLLDVAKKYPSFPIVLETVRECLQDVYDLPALKDIAASVERRELRIVETTTQQPSPFAKSLLFGYVAQFLYEGDSPLAERRAAALALDSTLLNELLGRVELRELLDAAVIDSTERELQRLVPDRRVRGMEGIADLLRLLGPLDVEEVAERLQGQELVQEQEQLLNREQFPDHAEDQELTEDKALPPGTPAEAEQHLLALQKANRALKVTIGGVERFAAIEDAARLRDAIGVPLPMGVPLAFIEPVQDPLGDLVSRYARTHGPFTAAEAATRLGLGVAVVNSALKRLAADGRVVEGEFRPHAVAATLDPETTDPELMGPEAPPASEWCDAEVLRKLRRRSLAALRAEVEPVDAAAYGRFLPAWQNVSAQGKSRGSALRGLDGIITAVDQLSGVPVPASAWEPLVLASRVADYKPAMLDELMAAGELLWSGAGQLPGNDGWISLHVADSAELTLSPSPDFEPGDAQQRLLDYLSAGGGYFFRQLTDVAGGMDAVLSDDAVVSALWDLVWVGRVTGDTFAPVRAMIAGGRTAHRQVAKAPRARAPRMSRLGRHGAGLLGSPGLSGGRYGSTAASAPTPPLAVGRWSALPAPELDPTIHARGTAELLLDRYGVVTRGSVMAENILGGFGLMYKVLARLEEAGRCRRGYFIEHLGAAQFAVPATVDRLRSFTEDARISKAEPSALALAATDPANPYGAALPWPGVAGEAGSGHRPGRKAGALVVMVDGALVLYVERGGKTLLTFSHDEAALTVAAEALVGVVRSGAVDKLFMEKVNGHDLLETPIAVALAAAGAYSTPKGLRIRA, encoded by the coding sequence ATGCAGGAGCAGCAGGCGTCCACAGGCGCCATGAGCCGTTTCAGCCAGGCAACCAGGGAATGGTTCCTCGGCGCTTTCAGTGAGCCCACGGCCGCCCAGGATGGCGCGTGGAATGCCATTTCCTCCGGCTCCCATGCCTTGGTGGTAGCCCCCACCGGTTCGGGAAAAACCCTGGCCGCGTTCCTCTGGGCGTTGGACAGGCTGCACGCTGCCCCGTCGGATGCTTTGCCGGGACTTGAGGAGGTTCCGGCGCCGGCCAAGGGCCGCGCCAAGCGTCCCAAGACCAAGACCCGCGTCCTCTATATATCGCCGCTCAAGGCCCTCGGCGTGGACGTGGAACGCAACCTCCGCGCCCCGCTGATCGGCATCACGCAAACGGCAAAGCGTTTGGGCCTGCCCGCACCGCTGGTGACGGTTGGCGTCCGTTCGGGAGATACGACGGCGGCAGATCGCCGCTCGCTGCTGTCCAACCCTCCGGACATCCTCATTACAACGCCGGAGTCCCTGTTCCTGATGCTGACGTCGCGTGCACGCGAGACGCTCAGCGAAGTGGACACCGTGATCATCGACGAAGTCCACGCTGTTGCCGGCACCAAGCGCGGTGCCCACCTCGCTGTATCGCTGGAACGCCTGGACGCGCTATTGCCCAAGCCCGCTCAACGCATCGGGTTGTCCGCCACAGTGCAGCCGCGCGAGTTGGTGGCCCAATTCCTTGCCGGGCAGGCTCCGGTGGAGATCGTTGCTCCCCCCTCCAAGAAAAACTGGAACCTGACGGTCACCGTGCCTGTTGAGGACATGTCGGACCTCCAGGGTGCTGCCGGCGCATTCGATTCCGGGCCGGCTTCCGGATTGCAGCCGCAAGCTTCCATCTGGCCGCACGTTGAGGAGCAGATTGTGGATCTGGTCCTCTCCAAGCAGTCCACCATTGTCTTTGCCAATTCACGTCGCCTTTCGGAGCGGCTGACCGCCCGGTTGAACGAGATCTACGCGGAACGCCAACTCATGGCGGAGGCGGGTTCACCGTGGGCTGAGCCGGCTGCCGGGAATACGGAGGACTGGGGCGCCGGACCAGGGCAGGATGACGCTTCCGCTGCATCCCGGGCCAAGGCGCCTGTTTCCACCGCAACACCCGCTCACATGATGGCCCAGGCAGGCAGCACCAGCGGAAGCGATCCCGTTCTTGCCAGGGCACACCATGGTTCAGTGTCCAAGGACCAACGGGCCATGATCGAGGACGACCTCAAATCCGGCAGGCTGCGCTGTGTTGTTGCAACGTCATCACTGGAACTAGGCATCGACATGGGCGCGGTGGACCTTGTCATCCAGGTAGAGTCCCCGCCCTCGGTTGCCAGTGGCCTCCAGCGCGTCGGTCGTGCCGGGCACCAAGTAGGCGAGATCTCCGAGGGCGTCCTCTTCCCCAAGCACCGGGCCGACCTCCTCCACACGAGCGTCACGGTGGAGCGGATGCTCAGTGGCCAGATTGAGCGGCTGAGCATCCCCACCAACCCGCTGGACGTCCTTGCCCAGCAGACCGTCGCGGCCACCGCATTGGAGAGCATCGACGTCGAGGAATGGTTCAGCACCGTTCGCCGCTCGGCGCCGTTCGCCAGCCTCCCCCGGTCAGCCTTCGAGGCCACGCTGGACCTCCTGGCAGGCCGGTACCCCTCCGATGAGTTTGCCGAGCTGCGGCCCCGCATCGTGTGGGACCGCCACGCAGGAACCATTGAAGGCAGGCCCGGATCCCAGCGGCTGGCGGTCACGTCCGGCGGCACCATTCCCGACCGCGGCCTCTTCGGCGTGTACATCATCGGTACCGAAGTTGAAGGGACCGGTTCCTCCGGTGGCTCTGACGGCGACGGCCCGAGCCCATCGTCCCGCGCAGCCAAGGGCGGCCGCCGCGTGGGCGAGCTCGACGAGGAAATGGTCTACGAATCCCGCGTCGGGGACGTCTTCGCCCTCGGAGCAACCAGCTGGAAAATTGAGGACATCACGCATGACCGTGTCCTCGTCTCCCCTGCCTTCGGGCAGCCGGGCAAATTGCCGTTCTGGAAGGGTGACTCCCTGGGCCGTCCCGTGGACCTCGGACGTGCACTGGGCGCGTTCATCCGGGAACTTTCGGCAGCTGATACCGGGCCGGCCATGGAACGCTGCCAGGCCAGCGGTCTGGACACCTTCGCGGCAAGCAACCTGATTCAATACCTCGAGGAGCAAAAGCAGGCCACCGAGGTTGTGCCCAGCGACCGAACGCTGGTGGTGGAACGCTTCCACGATGAACTGGGTGACTGGCGGGTGGTCCTCCACAGCCCCTTCGGCATGCCGGTCCATGCGCCGTGGGCCCTTGCTGTGGGGCAGAGGCTCCAGCAGCGTTACGGCCTGGACGGATCGGCGATGGCTGCCGATGACGGCATTGTGCTCAGGGTGCCCATGATGGAGGACGAGCCTCCCGGTGCGGAGCTGTTCCTCTTCGATCCGGAGGAACTGGAACAGATCGTCACCGCAGAGGTGGGCGGCAGCGCTCTCTTCGCGTCGCGGTTCCGGGAATGCGCTGCCCGCGCTTTGCTGCTGCCGCGCCAAAATCCCACCAAGCGGCAACCGCTGTGGCAGCAACGCCAGCGTTCCGCCCAGCTGCTGGATGTCGCCAAGAAGTACCCGTCTTTCCCCATCGTGCTGGAAACCGTGCGCGAATGCTTGCAGGACGTCTACGATCTCCCGGCTCTCAAGGACATCGCAGCCTCCGTGGAACGCAGGGAACTGCGGATTGTCGAAACCACTACGCAGCAGCCATCTCCTTTCGCCAAATCATTGTTGTTCGGCTACGTCGCCCAGTTCCTCTATGAGGGCGACTCCCCCCTGGCCGAGCGCAGGGCTGCAGCTCTTGCCCTCGACTCCACCCTCCTGAACGAGCTCCTGGGCAGGGTGGAACTCCGTGAGCTCCTGGACGCAGCAGTCATCGATTCCACCGAGCGGGAGCTGCAACGGCTGGTTCCGGATCGTCGGGTCCGTGGGATGGAAGGCATTGCGGACCTCCTCCGGCTGCTGGGTCCGCTGGACGTGGAGGAAGTAGCCGAGCGCCTGCAAGGGCAGGAACTGGTTCAGGAGCAGGAACAGCTGCTGAACCGGGAACAGTTTCCGGACCATGCGGAGGACCAGGAACTCACCGAAGACAAAGCCCTTCCTCCCGGAACTCCCGCTGAGGCAGAGCAGCACCTGTTGGCACTGCAGAAAGCGAACCGCGCCCTCAAGGTGACAATCGGCGGCGTCGAACGCTTTGCTGCCATTGAAGACGCGGCGCGGCTTCGCGATGCAATCGGTGTTCCCCTTCCCATGGGTGTGCCGCTGGCCTTTATCGAACCTGTGCAGGACCCGCTGGGAGACCTCGTTTCCCGTTACGCCCGCACGCATGGACCATTCACTGCGGCCGAAGCGGCGACGCGGCTGGGACTGGGCGTCGCCGTCGTCAATAGTGCCCTGAAACGGCTGGCGGCAGACGGCAGGGTTGTGGAGGGTGAGTTCCGACCACACGCCGTCGCCGCAACCCTGGACCCTGAAACCACCGATCCCGAGTTGATGGGCCCGGAAGCTCCTCCTGCCAGCGAATGGTGCGACGCCGAGGTCTTGCGGAAATTGCGGCGCCGCTCCCTCGCTGCGTTGCGGGCGGAAGTGGAACCGGTGGACGCCGCCGCTTACGGTCGCTTCCTTCCCGCATGGCAAAACGTCAGTGCCCAGGGAAAGTCGAGGGGCTCGGCCCTGCGGGGTCTGGATGGCATCATCACTGCCGTGGACCAACTGTCCGGGGTTCCCGTCCCGGCATCGGCATGGGAACCGTTGGTGCTGGCCAGCAGGGTGGCCGACTACAAACCCGCGATGCTCGACGAGCTCATGGCAGCGGGTGAACTGCTGTGGTCCGGAGCCGGCCAGCTGCCCGGCAATGACGGATGGATCAGCCTCCACGTTGCAGACTCTGCCGAACTGACCCTGAGCCCTTCGCCGGACTTCGAACCGGGCGATGCCCAGCAGCGCCTGCTGGACTACCTCAGTGCCGGCGGCGGCTACTTCTTCCGGCAACTGACGGACGTTGCCGGGGGCATGGACGCCGTGCTCAGTGACGACGCCGTCGTCTCAGCGCTGTGGGACCTGGTGTGGGTCGGCAGGGTTACCGGGGATACCTTTGCCCCCGTCCGTGCCATGATCGCCGGAGGACGGACGGCCCACCGGCAAGTTGCGAAAGCCCCGAGGGCCCGTGCACCGCGCATGAGCCGTTTGGGCCGCCACGGTGCAGGCCTCCTTGGCTCCCCGGGATTGAGCGGCGGACGCTACGGTTCAACCGCTGCTTCGGCACCCACGCCGCCGCTCGCCGTCGGGCGTTGGTCCGCGCTTCCCGCCCCGGAGCTCGACCCCACCATCCATGCACGCGGCACCGCGGAGCTCCTGCTGGACAGGTACGGAGTGGTGACGCGCGGGTCCGTCATGGCCGAGAACATCCTGGGCGGGTTTGGGCTGATGTACAAGGTCCTGGCCCGGTTGGAAGAGGCAGGACGGTGCCGCCGGGGCTACTTCATTGAACACCTTGGCGCGGCCCAATTCGCGGTGCCTGCCACAGTGGACAGGCTGCGGTCCTTCACGGAAGACGCCCGGATCTCCAAGGCCGAGCCGTCAGCGTTGGCCTTGGCGGCAACGGACCCGGCGAACCCATACGGCGCGGCCCTCCCGTGGCCGGGTGTGGCCGGTGAAGCCGGTTCGGGACACCGCCCGGGCAGGAAGGCCGGAGCTTTGGTGGTGATGGTCGACGGCGCGTTGGTGCTTTACGTCGAGCGCGGCGGCAAGACCCTGCTCACCTTCAGCCACGACGAGGCTGCCTTGACCGTGGCCGCCGAGGCCTTGGTGGGCGTAGTGCGGAGCGGCGCCGTGGACAAGCTGTTCATGGAGAAAGTGAACGGCCACGATCTCCTGGAGACCCCCATAGCGGTGGCATTGGCTGCCGCCGGCGCCTACTCCACACCGAAGGGACTGCGTATCCGTGCCTGA